A single window of Mugil cephalus isolate CIBA_MC_2020 chromosome 1, CIBA_Mcephalus_1.1, whole genome shotgun sequence DNA harbors:
- the LOC125016605 gene encoding myb-like protein X gives MKRQNTFRTEIITKNDVVSFEEAGGVRRPLMKDRDRPPENEQKLKKMKSEQEEEAENRGKSLKEELDRKNKEIETKRDDLLQLQEKEERTENKLKALKEELERQETEVYFFYI, from the exons ATGAAGAGGCAAAACACTTTCA GGACTGAAATCATCACTAAGAATGATGTAGTTTCCTttgaagaagcaggaggagtgAGAAGGCCCCTCATGAAAGACAGAGACCGACCACCAGAAAATGAGCAGAAG ttaaaGAAGATGAAATccgagcaggaggaggaagctgaaaATAGAGGAAAATCCCTGAAAGAAGAGCTggacagaaagaacaaagag ATTGAAACCAAACGAGatgatctgctgcagctccaggaaaaggaggagaggactgagaacaaactgaaagccctgaaagaagagctggagagac